A segment of the Parasynechococcus marenigrum WH 8102 genome:
GTCGGACACCTCGTTTTTCGTAGTATTTGTTGGACTTCGTGAAGTAAAGGGTGTTGACCTTTGATTTAGTAAGATCGTTTGCAATATTAATTATAGAGATACTTCCCCGAGGATTCTGAGAGGTCTCATCGGAGCCGTAGAACATCAGTGGCTCGCCTTCATTAGCAGTCACCAGCTTTTTACCATTCTTGGTAAAAGCCAACTGGTCAGGCTGATATCCAACTTCCACCGAACCCAAGGATGTGAAACCAGATTCCTTGGTAAAATCTAAAAATTGAACAGTCCCTTCTCTAGTAACTTTATCGAACACAGAGGCTGCGATCAATCCTTGTGAGCTGACGCGAACGTCAGAGACATCACCTTCGAAGTAATACTCGTCGATAGCTGTGCCTTTGCCGTAACCATTTGAGTAGTCAATAGCGACGACCTGGCCACCCTTGTCATCGGTGTACTCACCTGTGATGACAAACGCTGTTTTGGTTGGTGCATACCAATCAACCTTTTCAGCACCGCCCGGCGAGACAGACTGGAGAGGGCTGATGATGGAATCGCTGATCCTTGCCACGGCACAGAAGGAGAACCAATCGGAAATTGGCAGCGTTGAATAAAGAACAAGTTAGGAATAGTTTAAGATCTGATCAAATTTCATTGTGGGACAAACTCATACTGTGGTAGTTCAAAAGGAAATTCCGTGGATTGGCTTCACCGCTGGATAAAAACTGACTGCGGACGTGCTAGGTTATCTTCCCTAAAAGCTCGAACAGGTGCCTCAGCACGACTACGCCTTATCTGGTTCGTGCTGATCGCCGCTATCCGCGACTGGCCCCTACCCAATCCCGATCAGAGCGGCGACTCATCCTCCTGAAGCGCTTGCCGTGCGGCCCGGCTCACCAGAATGACCACACCGATCGTGGCCAGCACTCCCGCCAACCGCAGAGCCCAGGTCATCGGATCCGCCTTACCGGCCAGCACCTCACCAAACCGGGCTACATCACCGGCCAGGGCGCCCAGCCCGCAGAACAGCACCGTGCCAGGAAGAATCCCGATCAACCCAAGGCTGTAATCCCGCAACGAGACCTCACTAAGGCCATAGGCCAGGTTGAGCAATGAAAATGGGAAAGCCGGCGACAGGCGCGTCAGCAAAACCAACTTCAGCCCCTCCTTGCTGACGGCCCGCTCCACCGCCTGCAGCTTCGGAAAGCGCTCCAGCCGCTGCAGTGCCCAGTCCCGC
Coding sequences within it:
- a CDS encoding TVP38/TMEM64 family protein; amino-acid sequence: MELLRSPAGALLFVPLYALWVTLLLPGVWASMLAGALYGTWLGSGLVFVGACLGAVVVFLLGRSWLRDWALQRLERFPKLQAVERAVSKEGLKLVLLTRLSPAFPFSLLNLAYGLSEVSLRDYSLGLIGILPGTVLFCGLGALAGDVARFGEVLAGKADPMTWALRLAGVLATIGVVILVSRAARQALQEDESPL